GTCATCATATCTAGGCACTCCGCATGGTAAACATGCCCACAGACCAATACCGCAACCACTGCAACCTCATTACTGGTAATTCTAAATGATGATCTCTCTGTCACGAGCTTAGTACACGCGCCACATGTTTGCAAATCAATGGACGGTGAAGATGAGAACCTGCTGCTACATCCACTGATCTTGCCACAACCAGAGCTGAACTGCTCACTGTCAAAAGACCACCTCTCTTTCTGGGAAGAGGCCACAAGCTCAGAAAATGTGCGCATAGACCAACCATCAGAAAAGCCACTTTGGGATCCAGTAGTGAACTCGTTGCTACAAGGGGACAGGACAAATGATGGTCTTCCTTCGGATATCGAGTTCCTACATGGTGATTTCATTCCCAAAATCCGACTATCAGAAATCTGTCTCAACAACTGGTGTCCTGCTGAACATTGGGCCCGTCTTGAGGGGGTAGAATTTGGAGGAACAGCAGGAGTATGGGAAGACAATGGATCTGCTATTGGCATTGAAAAGGATGAAGGTATGGTTGGAGAAAATGAGATCTTGGGAGCAACTGATTCAGGGGATTCTGCTGCATTCTTCAGCtgaaaaattaacaattttaatGAGAACATCACCCTAAACTCTTCCCGGAGAATCAGCCTCAATCAATTCAAACTAACCTCTGCAGAATCATTGTTCGCCTGGGATATATCTACATTGAACAAGAAGATCATCAGATTTAGCACTACAAGTCCAAAGAGAAGGACGTTTGGAGCAAATAACAAGCTtgtcaaggaaaaaaatgacaGTGACTAACAAGGCTCCCATTCATCTCATTCTGAGGAGTTCCAAATAACTATAACCTATTAACACAATGGTAGATCAACATGTTTAGTTATTAGTTTGTAACGGCACATACAACCAGGACACTTGCCACCTAACATGTTTCAGTGGCTGTACTAGCTCTCTGCAATAATCGGGAACACGTGTTTATGGTATTCCACCAAACGAGTGCAATCAGGACTATCATCAAATGGAAGAACTTCAGATAAACGCTTTTAGGACAAGAGTAGAGACATTTTGGAACAGCCAAGAAGATACACACCACACCAATGGCTTGAGTACAAGAAATCTCTTAAGCTATTATATGGGCCTTTTTTGTTGGACTAATATCATTTAGAAGGCATTAATTGAACAAAGACTGATAGCTAGGCAACATTGTCATGTAGATTAATCATGTGACCATTAGCCCAAGCCTTCCCAGCTTCTAAGATTTTAGCTTTCCTGTATAACAACTTCTTCAGGGgaactagagactttgacaTTTCCCAAATGGACCCTAAGACCTTGTTAAGTAACGCTCCTTAAAACATTCCTCCAAAGATGACACAATTAACAGAATGTCATACTTACCAGATAATGATGCTGCTGAATCAGCTCCTATTACATCATGAGCTGGGGACTGTTGAGAGATGGAAGCTCCGACAATTCCCAACGGACTTCTTCCATCTGATATGTGGCCTTGTCTTGAACTGATCAGTTCCTTAATCTCAGTGGGAGCACAGTCACTATTTCCACGATTTAACTCATATGGTGGATTGTCAATTTCACCAGCCACACGTCTTCTATTTTCCCAACGGAAGCTCCACGATGGAGAATATATGATATTCCTGTGCAAAGTCTCATTGGCTGTTCGGCAGGGAACAGTTCGATCTCTGGAAGCAACACAGCAAGCTGATCCCATGATTCTTTCACATGCAACTATTTTGTCTGACCATCATTCTCTACTTGTTGTGCATCAAGTCTAGAAGCAATCTAGTGCTGTTAAACAATGATGTCATCCAAATCTAAGAAGAACATCAAGATTATTCAACCATCCTTTAAAGATACCATCCAAAAGACCAAGG
The window above is part of the Eucalyptus grandis isolate ANBG69807.140 chromosome 6, ASM1654582v1, whole genome shotgun sequence genome. Proteins encoded here:
- the LOC104448990 gene encoding uncharacterized protein LOC104448990, producing MGSACCVASRDRTVPCRTANETLHRNIIYSPSWSFRWENRRRVAGEIDNPPYELNRGNSDCAPTEIKELISSRQGHISDGRSPLGIVGASISQQSPAHDVIGADSAASLSDISQANNDSAELKNAAESPESVAPKISFSPTIPSSFSMPIADPLSSHTPAVPPNSTPSRRAQCSAGHQLLRQISDSRILGMKSPCRNSISEGRPSFVLSPCSNEFTTGSQSGFSDGWSMRTFSELVASSQKERWSFDSEQFSSGCGKISGCSSRFSSSPSIDLQTCGACTKLVTERSSFRITSNEVAVVAVLVCGHVYHAECLDMMTQETDRYDPNCPICTMGEKQVLKMSKKAELKSRSYKIFKKRVGDGDLKIFDKGKAMAQERKIPRLEMSSSSGSSFAKPFLRRHFSLGSKWGRSLSENDSARKKGFWSRYRKD